The Chitinophagales bacterium nucleotide sequence TTAATACACTCGCTTGATAGCCAGATCCAGTTCCTATCTCTAAGATTCTATCTTTAGATTGAGGATTGAGCACAATTGTCTGCAAGGCAACGGTAAGCGGTGAGGACATAGTTTGATCTTCGTCTATCAGCACAGGCGCTATTTCATAGGCCATACGCTCGAATCCTATGGGCGCATACAAATGTCGTGGAATTTGACTCATGACCTCTAGAACCCTGTCGCAATGGCTTATCTTATAGCCTTTAAGCCTTTCTGTCAACTCATCAATCATATTTCGTCTTAGACCTATAGTTATATTGCTTTCCATCCTAAAAAATCTCTCAAAAGTAAGCATTTAACCTTAAATTTGACCTTTAATTATAAATAGAATTTCTAAGAAAAGTAACACGAAGATTATGTATAAAATCAAGTTTGGGACAGATGGTTGGAGGGCTATAATAGCTAAGGATTACACAGTAGACAATGTAGCTCGGGTAGCTGCAGCTACAGCTGATTTTATTTTAAAATCAAATCCTAAACCCACTCTTGCATTGGGATTTGATTGCCGTTTTGGTGGAAATATGTTTGCCGAAACCATCATTCAAGTCATGTATTCAAAGGGCGTCAAAGTTGTGTTTTATGATAATATATGCACTACTCCTATGCTATCACTGGCTTGCAATGAATATAAAGCAGATATAGGCGTCATGGTCACGGCGAGTCATAATCCACCTTCTTATAATGGATATAAGCTCAAATCGAGTTTTGGCGGACCTACACCACCTAGTCAAGTGCAGGAAGTTGAAGATATGATTCCCGAGTTCTATAATTATACTGAGGTTTCTTTAGATGTGATAAAGTCAAATGGATTTTTGGAGTATAAAGATTTCAGAACACTTTATTTGGAAAGGGTTCGTAGTTATTTTGATTTAGATAAAATTAATCAATCTCAATTAAAAATCGGCTATAATGCCATGTTTGGGGCTGGGCAGAGCATTGTTCCAGACATACTGCCGAATGCTGTTCATTTTAACTGTGAATGGAATCCTAATTTTAATCATATAGCTCCTGAACCTATTCCAGGAAATTTAAAAGACTTTTCAGAATTTTTAAAATCAAAAGGTGACATCGATGTTTCTTTTGTCAATGATGGAGATGCTGATAGAATAGCCTTAATGGATAGAAATGGTAATTACATAGATGCACATATGATTATTCTTATGCTAATCTATATTCTTCATAAGGATAAAGGGATGAGTGGTAAGGTGGTCGTAGCATTCTCTGTTTCACCTAAGATTAAAAAGATGTGTGAGGCATTTGGCTTACCTATCGAAGTAACTAAAATCGGGTTTAAATATATCGCAGAAATTATCCAAGAAGGTGGAGTACTTGTAGGCGGTGAAGAGAGTGGAGGTATTTCTGTAGCAGGTCATATACCCGAGCGCGATGGTATCTGGGATGCACTTATCGTAATCGATTATTTAGCCAGAACGGGTAAAACCCTAGAGCAATTTATTGAGGACATAAACGCTGTGGTGGGCGCATTTTCTTATGGCAGAAATGATTTGAAATTGACAGAAGAAAAAAAGCAAGCGATTCTGAATTATTGCAATACCACTGAGATAAAATCACTTGCAAATATTCCTGTAGAGCTGACTGAAACTATAGATGGCTTTAAATATCACCTTGAAGGCGAGCGTGTATTGATGATTCGAGCCAGCGGCACCGAACCAGTATTGCGCGTATATTGTCAAGCAGAGTCTAATGACAAGGTGAAAGATATTTTAGATAAAGTTTGTTCGTTTTTACATTCAATTTAATTCAAAATTTAAAATTAGATGTCCGACCCCCAGCCCAAAATCTCCTTTGAAAACACAGAAGTAGCTTATGCATACTTATCTAATAGTGAATTGCGCAAAGCCTATTGGCTCTTTAGAATGATGAGTATAAACTGGCTCGTGAGTATAGGCAATTCAGTCATTCATTCTATGCTCAAGCTCAACTTTCCTATTCAAGGAATCATCAAGAATACTATTTTTTCTCATTTTTGTGGCGGAGAGTCTTTAGATGAGTCCATTCCATTGATTAACCGATTGAAGAACAATAATATTGAAGTTCTTCTGAATTACAGTGTGGAAGGATTAGAAGATGCTTCTGGTTATAGAGATACCTATGAAAAAACATTGAATGCAATTCATTTTGCTAAGGAAAACCCTTCCGTCCGTGCTATGTGTTTGAAATTTACTGGCTTCGCGCACACTGATGTATGGGTAAAGCTACAAGCTAAGCAAGAATTGACACCAGCAGAACAGCAGGAATATCTTCAAGCGAAGTCATACATAGATAAATTATGCAGTGAAGCTGTGGACTGTGATGTGCACCTCTATGTAGATGCTGAGGAGAGCTGGTTCCAGGATAGTATCGATGAGCTGGTCGATGAAATGATGGAGAAATACAATAAAGATGAAGCCTTTATTTTCAATACTTATCAGTTGTATCGCAGTGATAAATTAGAGGACTTTAAGAAAGCACACCAGCGGGCGTTGTCAAAGGGTTATATCCTCGGAGCCAAAATAGTTCGTGGAGCTTATGTAGAAAAAGAAAACGATTACTATGTAAAACTCGGCAAGAAATCTCCAATCAATAATACTAAAGAAGCTTCAGATCGAGAATTCGATGGAGCTGTACGATATGCTGTAGAGAATGTAACAACTATTTCCCTATGTTGTGCTTCACACAATGAAGCTTCGAATAAATTGTATTATGAACTATTAATGGAGAAAAATATTCCCTTGAATCATAAACATGTCAATTCTTCTCAACTACTTGGCATGAGTGATAATATCACTTACAATCTCTCAGCCTTAGGCATGAATACGGCAAAGTATATGCCTTTCGGTCCAGTGAAAGAAGTGATTCCTTATCTTATTCGTCGGGCACAAGAAAATACTTCTGTAGAAGGGCAGACGAGTAGAGAGTTGCTGTTATTGGAGAAAGAATTGAATAGAAGGAATTTATAATTTATTATTGCAAGGAAAAAATTAGTAAGTTAAAAATATCAGCAAGAGAATTCTATGAGATATGTCAGTATATTTATTGCAATTATTAGTGCTATTTCAAGGTTAAATTCTCAGGTCTATGTTAAGGAACCTACTCCTAATTGGGTAAAAGAAATTAAACTAGACACCATTTCGCTGGAAACTTTAAGTGCAGAAACTAGTGGTAATGGTTACAATCTAG carries:
- a CDS encoding proline dehydrogenase family protein produces the protein MSDPQPKISFENTEVAYAYLSNSELRKAYWLFRMMSINWLVSIGNSVIHSMLKLNFPIQGIIKNTIFSHFCGGESLDESIPLINRLKNNNIEVLLNYSVEGLEDASGYRDTYEKTLNAIHFAKENPSVRAMCLKFTGFAHTDVWVKLQAKQELTPAEQQEYLQAKSYIDKLCSEAVDCDVHLYVDAEESWFQDSIDELVDEMMEKYNKDEAFIFNTYQLYRSDKLEDFKKAHQRALSKGYILGAKIVRGAYVEKENDYYVKLGKKSPINNTKEASDREFDGAVRYAVENVTTISLCCASHNEASNKLYYELLMEKNIPLNHKHVNSSQLLGMSDNITYNLSALGMNTAKYMPFGPVKEVIPYLIRRAQENTSVEGQTSRELLLLEKELNRRNL